Within Brachyhypopomus gauderio isolate BG-103 chromosome 4, BGAUD_0.2, whole genome shotgun sequence, the genomic segment GGTTAAACACACCGTAACACACTGCAGACACGCTACAAAACAGATGCACTTCCATCTGTAACTATCAAAATGATTTAACAGCTCAACTTTGACCTCTTCAGCCACTTTATTATCTGACTGGTAGGTCTGTTGAGATCCCAGACAGTGTGCAAACAAACGACCTGCTCGGTTTGTCTTTTATAAAGGtcctcagagactggagacGTCTTTACAGTCAAACAGTAATCTATCTGGAGGCTGGCTCAGCTTAACACAGTCTTGAGCTGAACTTAAAGTATCTTCATTGTTTTTCTAGATCTTAACACAGTCCTCCTTTAATCTGAACCCAAACTTAGTTAAATAATCTGGGAATGTCAGTTCACATCCATTTTGAAAGCCTGTCAAATCTACAAATCTTCTGTTCATGTATCTAGGGGTTGCCTTTAGATGCAAATGTGTCCAAGGTCATTGGTTGAGTGGTTTGGAGAACCCCCTCCCTGTCCTGGGGGCGGGGCTCGCTAGTGCTGGGGGCAGGGGTGCTCGAAATGGGGGTGTGACATAGTCgtgctgggggcggggcctcagGGTGACTCTTACTCCGATGAGCGGTCACATTGTCCCTCTTCTCAAAGCGGCGACCACAGATGTCACATGGGAACTGGTAGCCACGCTCAGCATCGTGTTTACGCATGTGCCAGTTCAGAGAAGCTTTCTGTCGGCAGGTAAAGCCACACACTTCACACCTGGGGAaaggccacgcccacacacaggTAAGAGTTCAGACAGCATGACATCCATGCTCAGCGAGAGATCCTCGTTTCACACTAATACAAACCATCCTAACACCTTCATGCTACCTGTCATttgaataatgtaaataaaaattaatattaCAGTGACTTTATTCATTACTGAGAAACAAAtggtggatctgtgtgtgtgtgtgtgtgtgtgtgtgtgtgtgtgtgtgcacatgtgcacgTGGGGGTGtggatctttgtgtgtgtgtgtgtatctttgtgtgtgtgtgtgtatgtgtgtgtgtgtgtgtgtctgtgtgtctgtgtgagtgcgcacgtgtgtgtgtgcatgtgggggtgtggatctttgtgtgtgtgtgtgtgtttgtaagagaGGAGATCCTCTTACTGCAGTGGTTTCTCTCCAGTGTGGATCCTGCGATGAATACTCAGGTTACTGCTGGTCCGGAAAGCCCGGGCACAGAATTCACAGATGTAGTCCCGCTGGTCTGTCAGAGACACCATGCCCAGCAcacattacccagcatgcaccaGCCAGCACCCAGGCCCCAAAACACATATCACTCACCTCGGAATGTAGCTGTAACCAGTTACCCAGCAGTAATGAACACATGCTAAAATTATAAAACTTTGATGTGTTCATTTGATGATCGTATTCAACAAATAATGGAGAGTTTGAATTATGCTATTCAAagtatataaaacatattataCACAAGTATGACACCACACATTTAGGCTTATCGGAAAatgataataacaataacagacAATGACTAAAAACACTGATGTATTATCCAGATGCTTTTGTCCAATAGAATTCAGCTTTGGTGATGCAGACGTCAGCAGAGACCTGACAGTAGCTGGAGGGCTCTTGGACCCAGGGGCTAATTACTCACCGCTGTGCAGTTTCTCATGCTCTTTGAGATGCTTCTTAAAGTTGAATGATTTTCCGCAAGAGGCATGTGGGCAGGAGAAGGTCTTCTGGTGGACGTGCTGGTACTTCATGTGGTGCTGAAAGCAGATTTGCATAATTCATCAAGTGCAGCTCTGACCTGCCTCTGCTCAATGTGACTGGACAGATTAAGCATAGAAAGGAGCATCACATGGTCCCTGACCCCGCCTCCTGCAGATCAGCACGGTCTTAAATATTTTCTTAAGCCTTCAGCTGGCTAGATAGAACTGAAAAGTCCCTGATTTAGGAGTAAACGTACATTCACAATGAGGCACTGAAAATTAGGTCCTCACAATGAGGTCCTCAAAATAAGGTACTGACACCGGTGTACTCACATTGAGATACTGACATCAAGGTACTGACACCGAGGTACTAACATGGAGATACTGACACCGAGGTACTCACATTGAGATACTGGCACCGAGGTACTGACACCGAGGTACTCACATTGAGATACTGACACTGGGGTACTGACACCCAGGTACTGACACCGAGGTACTCACATTGAGATACTGACACCGAGGTACTGACACTGAGGTACTGACACCGAGGTACTCACATTGAGATACTGACGGCTGGAAAATATTTTCCAGCAGCCCTCAAACTCACATGGCAAAATGAGTTTTGGTGTTGCTTTCCTGTAAATGCCAGTAGTTGCAGTTAGATTATTATAACATATTataataacattaataacattagcataaaattataataacattacaacagcaaaacaaatgCAAGTAAAACACTGATTATACACAGGAAACACAGGACaagatttgtttttttattacaaCACTGAACAAACCTTTTTTTCTTGCCACTAATCTGAGACACGTCATCTTTAACTGGCTGTTGTCTGAAAGGTTAAAGTGTATACATTTTAGAAAAGATCAAATATAAGGAATAGAGAAAATATGATCTCATTTGGATATCTTATTGTTATAAATATGTCTCAAATTTTTATGGCAAAAATACTGTAAAAATAAAACTGGGTTTCACGCTTTGGGTTTGTGCAGTGCTGAAATTATCAAAACCACCTGTTATTCCTCCTGGCTGTTCTCAGATCTCCTTTGTTCTGTTCAGACCGATTTGCTCTCCTCTGACTCCCTCTCTTGGTTGAGATTGGTACTGCACTTATATTCGTGCTGGGAGTAAAACAAGAATGTAAAATCATgtgcatgtttaaaaaaaattttttcaaAGAAAACAGAATGTAATTTGATGACGTGAAAATGCGAACCTCTCATCAGGACTCTGGTTTTCATCACCAGTGTTTTCACAGTCCTCCGTACCCACAATCAGTGAGCTAATAGTGAAAACACATTAAGACACAAGTAAACAATGTGCCTTACAAAATTATTTGTCGTATTACTGAACACAGTACCGGGGAACCAAAGACA encodes:
- the znf692 gene encoding zinc finger protein 692, whose protein sequence is MSSAKDALRRQRRRELDARRSRSRVRLGSCLQGWAELKDELGFSLHSELAQFLLQSYLSKECSRCSGGGRSVLPAAVSTTEASLHQLVLLVHSHGRHCSLPPSRAGPGPAVTGPPAGACRRRRADADPEVSTRVSDVEACLNYTCERGHGFTWHPTQAEVEGKVGGEKGGGKRRGQHGEAPPTRKKRSREQGRRRGKEGKTVCVQQEVEVCDAGGGSRRGIKSISPPTEEETEDILPQSSAEEEESERHEQDVGSQEEGSDAVVSISPQKKRSLIVGTEDCENTGDENQSPDESTNISAVPISTKRGSQRRANRSEQNKGDLRTARRNNRQQPVKDDVSQISGKKKRKATPKLILPCEFEGCWKIFSSRQYLNHHMKYQHVHQKTFSCPHASCGKSFNFKKHLKEHEKLHSDQRDYICEFCARAFRTSSNLSIHRRIHTGEKPLQCEVCGFTCRQKASLNWHMRKHDAERGYQFPCDICGRRFEKRDNVTAHRSKSHPEAPPPARLCHTPISSTPAPSTSEPRPQDREGVLQTTQPMTLDTFASKGNP